GTGCTGCTGCGCGTGATCTCCGAACTGTGGGTGGATTACCTCACGCGCATGGAAGCGTTGCGCATCTCAGTTCGCTTGGAAGCCTACGCCCAGCGCGATCCGCTGGTGGAGTACAAGGCGCAAGCCTTCAAGATGTTCCAGACCCTGTTCGCTGATATGCGCAGCAGCTTGGTCAATCGCATGTTCACCTTTGGGCCAGCCGCCGCCCCCAGCCTGGCACGCACGGCGTCACCGGCCGTTGCCGCGGCCGCACCCACCGAAGCCGCACCGGCCACCGAAGCGCCCGGTGACGCCAAAAACAACAAGCGCCGCCGCCGCAAAAAGAAGTAAGGAGCACACCGCATGGCTGAATGGCACCTGATCCCTTCCGGCCGCGTATGGGTAGACCCCGGCGGCCCGTTCGGCCTGGTGCCGCGCGCCCTGTGGGGCCGCACCCAGCAGGCCAACGAGCACGGCCTGGTGCCGATGGACCTCACCTGCATGCTGATCTTCTCAGAGGGCAAGACCATCCTGGTGGATACCGGGTTGGGCGACAAGCTGGACGAGAAGGGCGTGCGCCAGTGGAACCTGGAGTATCCGCAAGGCCGCCTGCTCGAGAACCTGGCCGCCCACGGCGTGCGCCCGCAAGATGTTGACATCGTGCTGGATACCCATTTGCACGGTGATCACTGCAGCGGCAATACCACCCTGATCGACGGCCAGTTGGCCGCCACCTTCCCCAAAGCCGAATACTGGGTGCAGCGCCTCGAATTTGCGGATGCGATGCACACCAACGAGCGCACGCGGGCCACCTACCTACCCGAGAACTATGTGCCACTGTGGGAGCAAGGCAAGCTGCGCCTGCTGCATGGCGATACCCAGGTCACCAAAGAGGTGCGCTGCGTAGTCACCCCTGGGCACACACGTGCCATGCAGTGCATCCTCTACGAAGGCGACCCGCGCCCGCTGCTGTACGTGGCCGACCTGACCAGTTACGCGGTGCACATGGAGCGCCGCGCTTGGGTCACCGCCTACGATGTAGAGCCGCTCGAGACCATTCGCACCAAAGGCTACTGGCAAGACTGGGCGCTGGAAACGCAAGCCACCCTGGTCTTTGAGCACGACACCACCATGCCGGTCGGCACGCTCACTCGCACCAGCGAAGGCAAACTAAAAGTGCTGGCCGCGGCCAGCGCCCCCACGGAGGATTGATGGCTAGCGATTTCTCTCGGCTGCAACGCCCACGTGTATCCATGCCCGCCGATGTGCAGGCTGCCTTGCGCGCTCGCGGCCTGCAAACCGCCTACCTCCAGCGCCCCGCCTACCAACAGAATGACTATCTCGCCTGGATCGGACGGGCAGTGCGGCCAGCTACGCGCCAAAAGCGCCTGGAGCAAATGCTGGATGAGTTGCAGCGCGGCGGGGTGTACATGAAAATGAAATGGAGCCCACGCTAGCTAGGCCCCCCCTAGGTTGGCCCCTATCCCAGCAAACTGTCTTTAGTAGTTAGGTGGCAGGAATGAGCACGTTCAAAATCAAGCGCATCTATGAGAAAGCCCAGGCCAGCGATGGCTATCGCGTCCTGGTGGATCGCCTGTGGCCGCGCGGCGTCAAAAAAGAAGTGGCCGCAGTCGATCTGTGGCTCAAAGACATCGCCCCCTCCGCGGAGCTACGCACCTGGTTCGGCCACGACCCTGAGAAATTTCCCGAATTCAGCCGGCGCTACAAAAGCGAGCTAAAAACCAACCCGGCCCTCAAGAGTTTGCGCCAGCTCGCCAAAGAGCACAAAACGATCACCTTGCTTTACGGCGCTAAAGATACACAGCATAACCAGGCGGTGGTGCTGCAAGCGTATCTAGGCTCATAAGCTCGGCTAAAGCCGCTGGCAATTGGGGCAGTAGTGGGTGCCGCGCTGGCCCACCACCATGCGAGTGATCGGAGTGCCACAACGTGGGCACGGCTCACCAGTTT
The DNA window shown above is from Anaerolineales bacterium and carries:
- a CDS encoding YdeI/OmpD-associated family protein; amino-acid sequence: MASDFSRLQRPRVSMPADVQAALRARGLQTAYLQRPAYQQNDYLAWIGRAVRPATRQKRLEQMLDELQRGGVYMKMKWSPR
- a CDS encoding MBL fold metallo-hydrolase, whose translation is MAEWHLIPSGRVWVDPGGPFGLVPRALWGRTQQANEHGLVPMDLTCMLIFSEGKTILVDTGLGDKLDEKGVRQWNLEYPQGRLLENLAAHGVRPQDVDIVLDTHLHGDHCSGNTTLIDGQLAATFPKAEYWVQRLEFADAMHTNERTRATYLPENYVPLWEQGKLRLLHGDTQVTKEVRCVVTPGHTRAMQCILYEGDPRPLLYVADLTSYAVHMERRAWVTAYDVEPLETIRTKGYWQDWALETQATLVFEHDTTMPVGTLTRTSEGKLKVLAAASAPTED
- a CDS encoding DUF488 domain-containing protein — its product is MSTFKIKRIYEKAQASDGYRVLVDRLWPRGVKKEVAAVDLWLKDIAPSAELRTWFGHDPEKFPEFSRRYKSELKTNPALKSLRQLAKEHKTITLLYGAKDTQHNQAVVLQAYLGS